Sequence from the Tachyglossus aculeatus isolate mTacAcu1 chromosome 17, mTacAcu1.pri, whole genome shotgun sequence genome:
CTCAGAGGGCCATAATTCTAACTCCCGCCTTGGCTACCTTTCCCTTAGCCCCGGTTGCCTCCTCTCTGCAGGCCATGGGGGTATGGGTAGCTTGGCATTTAGAAAGGTAACCCTTCAGGTGTCAACCGGTGGACATCCTTTCCCGAACACCTGTGGACCGAGGGCTCGGAAGCACCAGAAGCCAAGGCCCCTGTCTCCATTCTCTTCTCATCCACCTGTCTGCACACgctgttcttctcctcctcctcttctgccctcccACTGGCTGTTTTTATTCCTCagctgctctcccctcctttcttctttctcttccttctcccactttctctgTGTCCTGAGTGTCGCGGTGAAGCCAGGCTCGGCTGCGGTGGAAAGCAGGGCTAGGTAGCCGGTCCCTCCAGCTCCCTCCGCTGCAGGCACTTCATTCccgtcctccccttctctcccctccgtcGGAATGagcaggtgaggtggggtgagagCAAGTCACTATTTGCCACCCCTCTTTGAAGCGTCTGGGGTTGCTGCCGGAAGCCTGGGCCGCCTGGGAGTAGTTTGGGTATCCTGGGGACCCTCACGctcccttctgccccctcctccttccctggccACCTTAGGGCTTCCAGTCAGGAGGCCCCAGCTGGCCTGAGCTGGCCTCTGGGGTCTCCTTGCTGCTGGCAGAGCCAAGCCTCCTTGTGCGCCCTGCTGAGACGTCCCTGTTTTAGGGAGGAGGGCTGAAACTCCTGTTTCAGCCCTCCCCGGCTCAGCCACATCGGTCCCTCCCTGGCCCTCCGACCGGCTCCCGCTCCGGGCCCCCTCCCCGTTCCTGGCCATCCGCCTGCCCCGGGCACTTAGGCTTCCAGGGCTAGGGGCCTGGGGATGAGCAATCGGCCGGGTCCTGGAGGTCCGTGGAGGCCCTGGCGGTACTGAGCTGTCGGGACGGCACCCGCCCCCCTTGCCAGGCTCTCTGACACCTGGTCTGGAGGAGTGACATTGTGGGGATTCCTGAGGATTGGGGGACTCatgccctttccctctcttccctcccccaccgctTTCTCTTGGCAGGATCATTGCAATGATGAGCCCCGAAGACAGCTGGGTCTCCAAGTGGCAGCGAGTCAGTAAGTCCAATCCACTTCCTACTCAtttcccaacccccccacccccgattttcctctgcccttgtccccctggctCTTCTGGGGAGGCTAGGGGCAGCAGCTACTGCTtaaccttcctccccttccccttcctcttctctttcccaggtAACTTCAAGCCTGGAGTGTATGCGGTGTCTGTCACTGGCCGTCTGCCTCAAGGTAACacgtgcccccccacccccccagcaccctggccctgccctccctACAGTTGCCTCCTTGGGGAGGCTGGCAGGGCTGATTTATGCCCTGACCCACACGAgcccagtgggagggagaagggaggggaagtgtgCACTGGTATTCTCCCACGCTCTTTTTCTCTGCCGTGGTACAGCCCAGCCAGGTGGCAGTGTGCTCACGGGGCAGGGAGAGACCATGGCCCTCCCTCCCGCTCACGCCCGGCCCCGGCCTCCCGTTTCCCCCGCTTTCCCCTGAGCCTTCTCTGTCTTGCGCCGCAGGCATCGTGCGGGAGCTGAAGAGCCGGGGCGTGGTGTACAAATCCAGAGACACGGCCATCAAGACGTAAGACGCCTCAGGATCCTTGGTCGCGGCTGCCtctgctctcctcatcctccgCCTCCCCCACCTCCGGGATTGGAGCCGGGACTCCTCCCCACACTCGGACTCTGTCCCTGCCTGGTCAGCGGTTGCCCCTGTCTGACTCTTGGGACATTGACCTTGGGGAACTGTTAGGTGGGGAATAGTTGCCCCATCCCCCTAATGCCAAGGGGCAAAGGGGCCGGAATAAACCAGTACGAAAACCAGATCTGGTCAGGCCTCTCCCGGTTTTCCACAAGGCCTCACTTCACCTCGCCACGGGGCCCAGGCCGGACTAGTTGGCCCTCGTGGTCCCCTCCCATTAGGTGTGGGCCCTAAGCTGGGACAGGGAAGCGGTGGGCCTCTTCCCCAGAGTCCTGGGGTCCCCGAGGCAGGGGTAGCTGCCACCTGCTCGCTTCCTCCCAGGGGTGGccacggggcagggggaggagcctGGGGCCTGAACGGAGCCGGGCGGCTCTTAAAGCCGCGCCTTCCCACTTGTGGGCTTTTTGGCGGGAAGAGTAATGTTTCCACTCTCTCAGACCCCTCTGGCCTGCCAGGCCCAAGCTGGGGCCCCCGAACCAGGGGCAGGTTCCGTTCCTGCAGGCGAGTGAGAGTGGAGCCTAGGGCCGGGCCGGGGCAAGCTCCGCAGGGGCTTCTGTTCacacccctcctcgccccccaacCCGCTCTGCAAAAAGCCCCGCGGAAAGCCCCGCTGGCCGCCGCCTCGCTCCGACCCGGACGTGGCTGATCAGTGAGAATGGAAACAGGAGGtggggggttggcgggggggtggggagaggggcgggcgGGTCCTTTATGGTTgccagcctccctcctccacccccccccccctccccccggagaACTGCTTGGCGGTGCGGGGCCCTAACTGTCGGCCCTCCAGGAAGCGAAAGCCACACAGCGTGGCGGCTGCCGGCAACAGTTAgctgtggtgggggagagggtgggggctgggggggtgggggtggcgccATCCTGTctgtggccccgccccctcccccacctggtGTCCTCAAACAGCCCCTAaggcccagcctgcaccccctctcccacccctcagacCACTGGGCCCAGAGCGGAGGGGCTAGGGACTCCTCCCCTGGGCCGGGTGGGAGCTGAGATGGAAAGGGGACTGCCATGTCGGCTCCTTTCCCGCCGCCCCCACCATCCGTTGCTCATAGGGAGTGGGTTCATAAGGCTCGGGGGCGGAGTCAGGGCCCGGACCACCCGTCTCCCTTGGCGGGCCTGCCTCCCTGCGCCTCCCACCACTCTCCGCATCACCCCCTGCTGATCCAGGCCCCAAgccggcagcattcattcattcagtcgtatttagtgagcgcttactgtgggcagagcactgtattccacCTCAGTAGGCACTTAGTGTCAGCACAGCACGgtactagagaagcggcgtggctcagtggaaaaagcccgggctttggagtcagaggtcatgggttcaaatcccagctcggccacttgtcagctgtgtgactttgggcaagtcacttcacttctctgggcctcagttacctcatctgtaaaatgaggattaagactgtgggacagcctgatcaccttgttacctccccagtgcttagaacagtgcttggtacacagtaagtgcttaataaatgccatcatcattattattattattactagattcattcaatcgtatttattgagtgcttactgtgtgcagggcactgtactaagcgcttgggaagtacaagttggcaacatatatactcGGAGGAGTACGATATAGGAAGAAAGGAGCCGTGCCTCCCCTCAAAGAGCTGTCGAGTCAGGGGAGGTAGccactaaactaaattacaggcaCCGGAAGCAACTGAGTGTCAGGAAATGGacctaggttgccgacttgtacttcccaagcacttagtgctttgcacacagtaagcactcaataaatacgattgaatgaattgaatgaatgtgcggtGAAGGAGATGGTTCAAGTGTAGAGGTGATGCTGAAGGGGGGGAAATGTCGGGGGGTGAGAGCTTAGCCGGGAgggagtttctgcgtgatgcaCGGAGGGGTGGGCGGCCTCTGGCCCCTTACCCTTTTCTCTTCCGCAGTAAAAGCCCCTACCCGATCCCCAGGGGGTCAGCAGCACCACGTGGCCCTCCCTACTCCTCCCAAGATAATTTGCAGCTTCCCTGGTCTCTGTAGCCCTGTGCCCCTTAGATCCTGGCctcccccagtcaatcagtctgGTGTTAATTGAGCAGCACCGTCTGTGTgcaggccaccaatcaatcaatcaatcaatcgtatttattgagcgcttactatgcgcagagcactgtactaagcgcttgggaagtacaaattggcaacgcatagagacagtccctacccaacagtgggctcacagtctaagcgctttcaaaactttaagcgcttacaaaagtagaaacaacagagttggtagacgcaacccttgccctcaaggagctgagtgAAGGATGGCCAAATCTGACAGGTGGACAGGTGCGTGGCTCAGGCTGGACCTCGGGCTCGGGTCTCCGCTGTCAGAGAGCCGCGGTGTGTGCAGGGCGGCCCCGAGCCCGCTTGCCGGTACCTGTCCCGGGGTCCGGCCGCTGGGCCGACACACAGGCCCGGAGCACCAGGGCCAGAGGCCAACTCGGCGCCTATAGGGTGGCCCCGAGGGCCCTGccctctggctcacagtctaaaagagcccacagcacctgtatatatgtttgtacgtatttattaccctatttatttattttacttgtacatatttattctattcgttttattttgttaatgtgttttgttgtctgtcctccccttctagactgtgagcctactgttgagtagggaccggctctatatgttcccccacccagccttacctctttcccctccacacagcgcctgtatatatgtttgtacgtatttactaccctatttgtttattttacttgtacatatttattctatttattttattttgttaatatgttttgctgtctgtctcccccttccagactgtgagcccgctgttgggtagggaccggctctatatgttccccctctccccctactccatccccccttcccctccccacagcacctgtatatatgtatatatgtttgttcgtatttattactctattttacttgtacgtttttattctatttattttgttaatatgttttgtcgtccgtcctccctttctagactgtgagcccgctgttgggtagggaccggctctatatgttgccagtttggacttcccaagcgcttagtacagcgctctgcacacagtaagcgctcagtaaatacgattgaatgaatgaatgaatgaatgtccacttcGGGGGACAACCAGGCCGCCCAACTGGGGAGCTGAACCGGTTGCAAGGTAGGAAACGGGGAGCGGCGCTATGTAGAGCGGGCTGACTGCCACGTGCTTCCACCCGCCCCGGGGTTTTGGGGTGTCACCCTCCCATCTCAGCCCTGGCAGCTCccgggcccccctccccccagactgttCCCGCCAATGCAGGAAGCCCTCCAGGAGTGAGTGAGGAGTTGCTGGACTGAAAGCcgcactgagcactcgggaggccgctggcaggaagggagggcccaggaactctgtctcctggcccctgCCAGCCACTGAGGCCTTCCCGGGGGAAGAAACGCCAACTCCCCATTTCCcctgagtcagaagaactggtgggGGGGGCCACCCCACCTGCTCCTATACCTGGTGaagggctgcccatccaccagcAGAACTGGCctttgggacaatcaatcaatcaatcatatttattgagcgcttactatgtgcagagcactgtactaagtgcttgggaagtacaaattggcaacgtatagagacagtccctacccaacattgggctcacagtctaaaagacaatgaCAATGGGAAGTgacaactccttgtgggcagggaatgtttccctcctttcttctgggCTTCTCAAGCGCCCGCTACAGTGCCCAGCACCGAgtgagcgctcattcattcattcagtcgtatttatcgagtgcttactgtgtgcaaagcactgtactaagtgctggggaaagtacaatataaccacaggCACGCGCCTGCCTACAAAGAGTGCGCAGTCTAGAGGTACCGgttataatcaggtgggacacagtccttgtcccacacagggctccctgtcttaattcccactttacagatgaaagttaagggacttgtccaaggtcatacagcagatgatcaatggtatttattgagtgcttactatgtgcagagccctgttttaagcccttgggatagtacaatataacagaatcacaTGCTGCTACCTCTACCACCCCGGGAAGTCTTGAAGTGAGGGCTCCAGGAGCTACTGGATTAAAGGGTGCAGGGAATGTGGTTGGCAGGGGCTCACCCTGGAAGCAGAAAGGCTCCCGGAGAGggatggggcaggaaggaggaggctctccTTTAGGGGCaagctgagcactggactgggcataGGGGTGAGtgttgggcccactgttgggtagggaccgtctctatatgttgccaacttgtacttcccaagcgcttagtacagtgctctgcacacagtaagcgctcaataaatacgattgatttgattgttgGGAGTGGGCTCGAGTGACTGCAGGTCTTCATCCTGGCTGCTGGACTAAGTtggtgactctcccaagcgcttagtacagttctcggcacctAAAATgccctcggtaaataccactggttgatcgtgGATCGAGCGGAGCAGTAAGCCGCACACTGGGCTGGGTGCTGGGCTGCCCTCCTCCAGGTCCGCGGGCTCTGTTCCACCTCCAAAGCTTCAGAGGaagtaggggtggggaggggggctggggcagggcccGTTTGGAGGCGAGAGAGGTTGGGGACTGGGCCGAGGAGCGGCTCTGGGCGCATTTCAGTTTCTCTGTTCGGTTGGGTTCACTTCCCTAGTTCCACGGTGTAGTAGGGTGTGGGGGAGGTTGTTGGGTGGGTTTGTGCTCGCTCACTCAGGCGAGGGATTGGGGTTAGACCGACAGAAGGACTTCCCGGTGGTGAGGCGAGGGGTGCGAGCCCCGGGAacgggcagccccctcccccagctcccagcctagtggaaagagcgtgggcccaggagtcagaggtcccatcccgggtctgctgtgtgaccttgggcaagtcattgactcatctgggtctcggtttcctcatcagtacatTGGGACGaaataccggttctccttccccttagactgtgaaccgcatgtgggatggggcctgtgttcattttggatctaccccagagcttgggacGTAGTAAACCAccatcatcaatatcattattatgatattataataataatactatcattattgtgatagtatgataatatattaataataatactaacttgAAGAAGCAGGAGAGACCCCATTTGCTCTACTACTTCGGCTTACCCTGCAGGGGGGCAAGGAGACAAATTTCGTGACCATTGAGGTTCTTCTAGGTCGCTGCTTTTGGGGGGTtggtggactggagcggggagggggcacaggggcCTAGCCAAGCTCCAAACCCTCCCTGCCATAGACACGGACCCCAGGCTCACGTAGCCAGGGTGTCACACGCGGTCAACCACAGTCCCGGAGGCGTGCGGGCACAAACACACACTGCCTTGAGTACACCTCACCCTCagcagggtggcggggggggggggggttgtcctttctatcccctccccacagccactgTTCCCCCGTTTTGCCGCCTGGCTGGGCACCCTGGgagcgaggaagaggaggggccccgaggaggggaagagggagggagggcaaccGGCCCCACATCGGATTGGAGGGCCCTGGGTGTGTTTTGTCCTTATTTGGCTGGGAAGGGCGAGGGGTCTGGGCCTCCCTCCCATGGGGCCCTGCTTTCTCACTTCATCTTTTTGAGGTTTGGCCAGGGCCCGGGACTCACTTTAAAACCCACTCTCTAGTTGAGTCACTCTCAACGGCCTCCGGCTCCCCTGGGCCGTAGCCGGAGAAGCCGCGGGGAGCCCACCCCAAGAGAGGCCCCTGCTCAGGGGCTCCGCTCTGtagcctcctcttccccacctcacgCCTGCGCCCTCCCCCAGCCAGTTTCCGGCAGTCCGTCTTCATTCCGGTCGTTGCCCAACCGGGAAGTCCTTCCTCGTGTCCGAGCTCGGTCTCCCCTGCTGCATCCTAATTGTCTGTGCAGAGCCGCCAAAGCCGATTCCTGTCCCCCGTAGAAGAATCCTTCAGAGGCGGcgagattctaatcccgcctctgccacttgtctgctgtatgaccttgggcaagttacttaatttctctgtgcctcagttacctcatctgcaaaatggggattgaccatgagccccacgtggggcacagaccgtgtccgacctgatggtcttgtatctatcccagcgtttaatgTGGTGcctcacacgtagtaagtgcttaacaaatgcaaaaactAATTAGAAAAAAAAGACCCACCTCCCATTGGGTCCCTCGTCCACAACCAtgaagggtggagaggaaagagggaggtagggaggaggggactGAAATCCTCTTCCCATTAGAGAgaaggtgaaactgaggcagagagcagggcAGGGATGCTCCCAGGGTTACTCAAAACAAAATAATCGAGCCCAGGATTCCTggctctctcttgctctcccccCGTCACGGGGGCACAGGGTCTTTCCCAGGGAGGGGGGTGTATGGCTGCCATCCAGATGCTTCCCTGGAGGGTTTTTGTGCTGGTTTCAGCctcggccccttccccacccagtaGGTACCCACCCCGCACTGCTCCTGGCCCCAGCTCAGCCAAGAACTGAGTCCAGCGGCCAAAGATGCACCAATAGGCAAGGAATTTAGCACCGTGCTCTCCAGGATTTccgttctcccctctccccttccctctcccttctcccctcttctccagcTACTGTTCACTCCTGATGGAGAAGCGTGAGATCAGTGAAGGAGAGAACCATCAGCaaagagaaaaatcaagaaaTGGCAATTTGGGGGATAGGGtgttggggtggaggaggaattgATGAATGGTTTAGAGATTTGCCTATAATCAGTcaacagcatcaaacagaaagtcctcaccatcagctttaaactctcaatctccttgccccctcctgcctcaccttgctactctcctactacgacccagcccacacactttcctcttctaatgctaatcttctcactgtacctcaatctcatctatctggctgctgacctctcgcccgtgtccggcctctggcctggtacgcccTCCCTCTTGATATACAACAGCCAactactcccctcctccccttaaaatcttattgaaggcacatctcctccaagaggccttccctgactgagccctcttttccttcccttccgctcccttctgcgtcaccctgacttgctccttttattcatctcccctctcaaccccacagccctttagtccgtatctgtaattttacttaataacagtggcatttattaagtgcttactacgtgcaaagcactattctaggcactggggaggttacaaggtgatcagattgtcccacagggggctcacagtcgatccccattttacagatgagggaactgaggcacggagaagttaagtgacttgcccaaagtcacacaactgacaattggcagagccgggatttgaaccactgactccaaagcccgtgctctttccactgagccacgctgcttctttatattaatgtctctctctccctctagactgcaaacttgttgtgggcaggaaatgtacatgttatattgctacattgtactctcccaagtgcttagtacggggctctgcacacagtaagcgttcaataaatacgattgactatcaGCACAGGTTGTGCTATGTACAGATTACAATTTATGCAAATGATCATTCAGCCCTCACCTCCCCAACCTCCGCCTTTGATCCCTGGGGGACTCTTAGGGGGAGCCCCCTGGGACAGCAGCACCCCGGCCCCTTCTCCCCCGTGACTGGGGCACTGTCTGTCTGTGGGTAGCAAGATCCCATTTGCCTGGGGCTGCCCGGCCTGTTGGCAGAGACtagtccaaccccctgcctctgtGCTAGATTCCCTCCGACATCTGGGGAGTGAAAGGAAGGGAGGCCCCCCGCTAGATTTCTCCCCCACCAACCAGGCCTCCTGAGGGCCGATCTCCCAGGCCCTGAGATGCCCCACTCATCTCGGCTTTCCTGGGGAGCAAGAAAGAGCccagtccgaggacctgggttctaactctggctccgccacttgtctgctgtttgatcctggacaagtcacttcaattctctgtgcctcagtttcctcatctgtaaagtgaggattaaggctgtgagccctttgtgagacagggacaatgtccagcctgattatcttgtatctaccccagtgcttagtacagtgcctggtgcattccatcaatcaatcaatcaatcgtatttattgagcgcttactgtgtgcagagcactgtactaagtgcttgggaagtacacgttggcaacatatagagacagttatcatcatcatcaatcgtatttattgagcgcttactgtgtgcagagcactgtactaagcgcttgggaagtacaagttggcaacatatggagacagtccctacccaacagtgggctcacattctaaaagggggagacagagaacaaaaccaaacacactaacaaaataaaataaatagaatagatatgtacaagtaaaataaataaataaatgaatggtacatagtaaatgcttaacaaataccacacttaatattattattataacctgaggGGCCAGGCAGGGAAAGGCAGCGTCAGTTACatatgtgaagcgcttagtacagtgctttgcatacagtaagtgctcaataaatacgattgaatgaatatgattgaatgtatatcCCTCCTGCAAGCAACCCTGTCTCTCACCATCTTATCCAGACAGGCTGGAGGAAACTAGCtctgaggcagggggatggatctagagagatgggcaatcaatcaaatcgATTAAGAtgggcaccaagcacttgggagagtgcgaaggagaaaacacaatccctgccctcagggagcttatggtctagatggggagacagacaccaaatacttacaggtaggagaaaagaGACTGGAAAGGTGGATATTTGTTTAAGTGAGGGCTTACCCGATAAAGGGGGTAAGTCAGGAATACAGAAGAGCTGTGAGGAGGGTTGTGAgggtaagagctggggagataggagattaatcagggaagatctgatgggatttcaggagggttttgaaaattgggagagtggtggtctgggggCTTTCAAGGGGTGAGCGCGTTCCAGGCGAGAAGAAgggggtgagcaagaggtcggagCCGGAGTGTTGAGTATGAGTCAGAGTGagcaggttagcttgagaggatcaAAGAGTGTGAGGTGGGATGAACAGGGAAAGGACTGTGGATAAATCAGATGGGGAGAGATAGGTGGAATGCCTTAAAGGCATTCGTCAGCCAatgtctgcttgatgcagagggaaaccTTCCGCATCAAACCTTCAACCAATCGAAGGTTTCAAAGAGTGTGGAGATGTgaacagaatgacattttagaaaaataatctgggcagcagagcgaagtatggtttggggaggggaagaggagaccaacgaggaggctgatgcaagagTCTAGTCTGCGATACGATGAATGCTTAGATCAGAGCGGTGGTCTCTGGGTAGaaaggagaaacagtgtagcctggtggaaagcgcacggggctgaaagtcacttaattcctctgttcctcagttacataatctttaaaatggggactaagactgtgagc
This genomic interval carries:
- the SUPT4H1 gene encoding transcription elongation factor SPT4, whose translation is MALETVPKDLRHLRACLLCSLVKTIDQFEYDGCDNCDSYLQMKGNREMVYDCTSSSFDGIIAMMSPEDSWVSKWQRVSNFKPGVYAVSVTGRLPQGIVRELKSRGVVYKSRDTAIKT